The nucleotide window TCTAGAAAATTTTAACATCATGAAATTAACATAAAACTCATGATATGCATTGCAAATGATATTTTTAACATTTTTCATGATTTTACAAATGCataatatttatcatattttcatatgtgtatgtgtatgataatttgtcatgaaaaatatttatttatttttatagacCATGGTTCCCCACATTTCAAAGGGTTAttgttagaaaaatattataatctcaATGCCATGCatcaataataattatataattaagaatATTGCATGACATCTGTTTCGCGAACCTTGGGCCGGGTGGCTAACACGGGTTGGTCCGACTGGCAATGTCTAGGATTATCCTGATGGCGAAGATCTTGATTGTCAACCCAATGATTAACTTAAGTATTCGAATAGAAATACTCGACATAATTTGACGATCTCTAATGTAGAACGAGATTGACACGAGACTAACAAGTGATTTTCAACTCAAACAATTTGACTtaaatttatgtttataatttatattaagaatAAATCATTTTAGACTGTGATTGTTCGAAGTTCATgaagaatatatttataatttatattattattaaatatttttttaaataaattgattGTTATATCCCCAgttaaatattatatatcttattttttatagATTTTTAAGAGACCATAACAAATTTCGAAGATGCTGATAATTTATGAGCGGATAATAAAGATGTTGTACGAATTAAAAAAATCAACTAAATCCGtaacaaaattttaatattaatgaatattaaattaaatattaatttaattaaaaaataatattaatttcatCAAGAAACTTAAATTTATTTATAGATTAAACGCTATCATTTGCCTAAGTTGAAGATTTAACTTAACCAACAACAAGCCGGAGAGCTAAACACCTAAAGAGAAAGAGACGGTGGTCACAGAGCAACAACGCGGTCGACCAATTCCATGTTCCTCGATGCAAACAAAAGAAACAAGTCATGCAAGCAAGCACATTACTTTTCCTAGAATTCCTCTCCGGTTGGCGTAACTACGTGCCTTCATCGGCACGGCAAACGAAAGCATTCACAGACATGAGACGAATGCTCCTCGGTTGCAGCCCATGTCTTCTTTTTAGGCCGATGCCCATCGTTTCTTTCTCATTCTTCTTCGTACGGTCGCTTCAGAGTCGTCCATTACTCCTCGTGGGGTTCGTCCTCGATCCGCGCGCACACGCGCGAGATGGGGACGGTAACTTCTCGCCGCTCCGTGGGGTTCGTCCTCTTCCTGGGGATGCATTTGGCACGTACGCCCTCGATTTCCTTCTCCGTCGGCTCCAGTTTCGAGCTCCTGATCGCACGTTTCGACAGCATTACATGTCGATTCTAAGAGATGTTGTTGAGGTGACGCAAGCTTTTACCTGCACGCGTTGTAGGAGGAGGACCTCTTCAGGGCGAGGAGCTCGGCGCGGCCATCGCTCGCCTTCTTCTTCGTCTCGATCAGGCTCCCGCTGAAGTACTCCTTGTCCTCCAGCCTGATCCCCGCGAAGCCATTGCTCGCCATCAAGCCGTCCGCCTCCAGATCGGACCCTCCACGGGGCGCCGGCCTCTCCTTGCACTGCGACGCCGGCTGCGTTGGCGGGGACAGCGAGAGCCCCTGCTGGTCCTTCACGTTGATGGAGCCGCAGGAGAGTAGGTGCATCAGCACCGCTGACGCCCGCATCCGCCCGCTCGCGTATCTCGCCACCGTCCGGTCGTGGTCCTCCGTCCCGACCGCCGCTCGCCCGTCCGCTTTGATCAGCGTCTCCAGGGTCTCCGGGCTCGACGACGACGGAGGCGGCGAGATCTCATCGCTATCCAGCTCCGTGATCTCAGCTCGGCCCCCGGCATCCCTCGTGGAGGCGGCCCGCCGTCTGATCCTCCGGTCGTCCGTCTGCGTTGACGCGTCCGCCGCCATGAGGCCGCCGGTCTGGGCCGGCACGGCGGTCTTGTAGACCTTGTATTCGTTGATGTCGAAGGAGCCCCAAGGCGCCTTTTTCCTACTGATCTGCAAGATTTCGGGGTCTTCATCGACGGATTTGCGGATCGACAGGGTCTTCTCGGAGGCAATGGTGTCCTGGGAGCTGGGAGAGGAGATGATCTGAGGGAGCTCCGACCCCTTGAGGACGTACTCATGGCCGTGCGCCGGGTGGATCAGATCGCCCTCGGAGAGATCGTGCCACACGAATCCGTTCTTGTAGCTCCTGCAATATCCCAAATCATCCAATGAGAAGAAGAAATTCCAAGAAAAGGGGGCCAAAGTCGTGGAAGAGAATGGCGCAACGGTAccgcttggaagaccaagagtagAGATCGGCTATTCCCTTGCCTCTCAGGAAGTTGAGACGATCGATCACATCTGTCGACGAGAGACGAGACGTCAACAAACAAGAGAACACCAAGAACAGGAAAGAAATTGGGTTTGTGGGAGATTTGGGATATACCTCTGAGGTAGAGACCGTCGCCGGAGGAGAGGGTGACCTCCATGAAGTGGGGGTGCTCCAGCTGGCCATTCCTGGAGAGGTAGTACACCACAGGGACCTTCTTCGGCTTCGGCTCCTTCCACACTTTGGTCCTCTCGGGACTCGTCTCCTGGTCCCTCCACTGCCGCATTGTCTCCATCCTCCCTCGCGAGGAAGCCACCGCCATCGCTGCTCCTAATGCAAATGTAACAGCACGAAGAGGATTCAGAGGTCGAACGCGAGAGGGAGTaacgaagaagaagggaagagtgACCCTTTTATAAGCATTTGGGTCGTGCACCTGTCGGGAGTTCGGAGAACAGAGCTTCGTTTGCAGTGAGCAGGAAGGAAGGGGAAGGAAAGGAAGAGGTATTATAAGCAGGAAGAGGGTGTGAAGGGAATAAGGATCTCGTGCACCACCGTCTCCTCTCCACCTTTCCCTTGCCCAAAACGAGGCACGAGGCGACTTCAACGGCAGCAGCGAGAAGCATCAGTTTGGAAGGAGCCGCCGCGACCACCGCGCATAAAGGCGGACGTCACTCCCTCCCTTTGACCATGGCCTTCCGTCCATTGAATTCTGCGGCCACCATTAAACTAGAAGACACTGCTGCCGCTTCAGCTCCGCGCCAGTTGGCACGTCGAAGCCTGCGATGGCGCTGATGGAGAGTCGGCACCGGTCTTCGGACGCTACTCATGCGGTCAATAGCGGGTCACATTGATACACACGGGGAGGAGAAGACGAGTGGAAAAAGGACCGGTCGGTAGTCAACGATGTCGGCTATGGGTCCAAGAAGTCGTCGCTGCTTGTCGGCGTCTCCATCTCTCACCTCTTCTTACCCTCTGCGACACCGTTGACCGCACGTGGAACGCCATCAACGACTGGCCCGACATACGTGCAGCTATCCTTCGCTGCTTTGCATCCATATGCTTGCATGCAGGTGAAGTTTAAATAATAGAGTTGGAAACTGtagaaattatattaaatatgacAATTTATAATCTCTCATTctgtatttaattatttatataaaatattatatgagtttttattatttctaattataaaattgatttaaTATTCTAATGCGAGCATGTAACATAAGCTGGGATACCTGTCCTAACGTAGGCCGACAGCCCAATCCAACATATGGCCCGGTAAAGCCTTCCATGCCTCGCCTTGTCTGTTCTCTGTCACTCCATCCATGCCAAtcgcgtgtatatatatatatatatatatatatatatatatatatatatatatatatatatatatatatacttgtttgGTGTGACTTGGATTGGGAGGACCCTGCCATTAATGACGAGGCACGTGGCTCCGACTACAAGTCGTGCAACGCGCATCCCACGGCTCGCCACGCTGGTGAGCATGGAGAAGGCGAACCAAAACCGCGGGCACCGGAAATCGAGACACACCATGTGGCCACACGACCCCGAGCCAAAATGTGGCACCATCAAACCCACTCCTGAAGCATCTCCCCGACCACGAAGTATGACGCCGATTGGGCAACGACGTGCGGAAGGTTGTACCTCCGTGAAGAATTCGTGCGCGTATGGCCAAGGGGGGACGTGGGTCCCGATGATAGAACGGACCCCACCGCACCGCGTGGCCATCGCCCGATCGCTCCTTAATCCAATCCGTAATTAGAACAGGCGTAGGGTTAGCTGCTAAGACAGAGACCGGTAAAGCCGTTGGGGTGGTTTCATAATGCATGGGGATCGGAGATTAAGGAGGCTAACGTCGATTGGATGCATGAGGGGAGTTGGGGTGTCCTAAAAGCGTGGGGTGTGGTGGACCATTCGGCCTCTTTTTAGTGGGCGTGGTCTTGCGCTTTGGGGACCTCAGCGCGTGAGCCGAGGGACCATTGGATCAGTGGTTATCCTCCTTTTTGTCGTCGAGGCCCTACTGCTCATCGCACTCCAACGCTAGCTCGCCAAAATGCAGTATGGGGGGGAAGTAGCATTGCAACAAACAGCTTGCGGGCAACATGGAAGTGTCAATATTTAGTTGGCATTGCAAAGTCTTTCATCGTCATCTTTAATGAAATATATTATCTGCAAGCCAAACAAGCCATGACTCAGAGTGACCGGTTGTCACGATTCGGTAGTTGAAGCATAGTATCGTGAGTTAAAGCTGAAACCATCAATCATCATCGCGGCAATTATCACACGAATCACCTTTGAATCAAAGGCATGGAACAAAAaatatgacatatataattaGTGCGTTAGTCTCCCATGCCACTGTAACATGCATAGGTGCTATCACTAGGCTccattaaagagagagagagagaagcatcaAAGATGGGAAGATCCAATTAACAAGACGACCCGGGATCTGGATGTCTCACGAGGCTTGTCTTCTTCTCACCGGAAACTGGCCGCCGCCCTCCCCCTCCCCAACTTTACCCTACACATCAAGCCATGGCCCCAATGCAAGACAAAAGCCAAATAAACTACAGCCCTTTGTGTAGTATCTCATGGCTATTCGTGCCATATGAAGGCAACATAAGAGGGAAATATTCACTGGTGGGAAAAGTATAGAAATGCTACTACATCCACACCACACCATTGTTTCTTGTAGACATTGCTTTCCAGTATAAAGTGACCTAGCAATGGCTAGTTGGAGACCCAACCAAAAAGAATATGGCACTAGAGATATCAACTGGAGGATTAAATCTTCCTTGGACATAGTGGCAGTGTTGATTACCTAGTCAACAAGCTAAGGAATAACCTGATCTATACTCAACTTATTGATCGAGACAAAGAAGAGGTGAGACCTTGCCTACTGTGTAGACAGTGGAAGAGGTCATGCGTTCATATGTAGGGTGAGAGAACTCCCACATAACATAGTCACATACCTTATACGTTACATCTCAAAATAAAAGCTCTTCCCGGACGAGTACTACATATTCTTTTGGTCTGTGCAAACTTGCTGCCAGAGACTTCACATGAGCAACAAGAGGCCCACGGAGGGGCAGAAGTAGAGTGTACGAGGAGCAGCGGCAGATTGTGTGCATCCCTGTGACTCTTGAAGAGGTCACCATGGATGCAAGCTTGCCTTCTGTTTGGAGTTCCCATGAGGTCagccactctctctctctgtgcctaACATGTTTTGAGACATGGGTTCTCTTTATTTTATGGATCAGTCCTTCTGAAATGGGATTTAGTAAGTGTTCATGGGGTTGCCTTGACATGGCCACCGGACCGGCGACGGAGGAGGTGCGATCTGCTGGCGGCTGGTCGAGCGGCTACAAGGGGTTCCCTTTGTCGTAGAACGCGCGAGTAGCCGCTGTTGCAGTGTTGTTTCGTGAGCTTCGACGGAGAGTGGAGTTTGGTGCTCAAGTGTTCGACCGATTGACCCCTAACTAGCAAACTACGAATCCCAAAACCTGTTAGAATTATGCTGGCATTAGCCGTGTGATGCCAACCGGTGAGTGAAACATTGACCTCGATCATCATTAGCCCGTGGCCTTTCTCTGCAGGAAAGATTCTTCCTATAGAACTATTCTATGTGGATGATGTGAACCTGTCGAACACCGTAGCTTTAGATATGTTGCCTGGTACAAGAAGTTGGTGCGAAGTCCCTTGTCATAGACCAAAATCCATGTTCTGCAATAGTTGCTTTGATTCATGAAAGTTCTCTTCTTTCAGCGGATATCTGTTCACATCACCCAACGAATGGATTTTGCTTGTTGGGTGATGATGAAGTCGAAGCATCAGATTAGAAAAGACCTCCACTGAGTCATTCTCTGCCATCTCTTCTGCTGAATCTTCTTACCGTACTTTCTTTGGTCAAACAGATCATGGAGGACCTCAAGCACAAGCTTCTGCTTGCCACCATGGAACTGGAAACGCTACGGGCCAATGCCAAGGAAGagatgagaaagagagaggaagatATCGGTCACTTGATCCACCTCCTTCAGGTGATCACCAGAGAAAGAGATGCAGCAAGGAATCAGCTGCAGCTTCTGCTCGACAGCATCACGCGGCCTCACACCGCGGAGCTCTCTCCGATGCTATCCGGCACTCTCCAAGAGGCAGCAACGGCATCCGATAGCCTCTCAGGAACTCCCACCCATCGTTCCTATGGCGCGTCCCCTGTTGCTTCTCCAGAACTGTCGAGCATGAAGATGGCCGATCCCTGCAACATGCCGAAGAACAATGGGGCAGCACTGAGAGCGAAGGAAGCTTCTGCGGTAATCGACGGCCTTGTCATAAAGAAACCACTGCCGGAGAAAGGGAAGCTGTTGCAGGCCGTTCTGGAAGCAGGTCCTACGCTGCAGACGCTTCTCTTGGCAGGGCCACTCCCTCGGTGGCGCAACCCTCCGCCACCCCAGCCATTTCAAGTACCCCCGGTGGGTGTCAGTGCCCACAAAGCTTCGTCACCCAACCCGAGAATCGCACCTGCCGTCGGCTTGTGCACGATCAAGAGACCACTGACCTCGCCATGCATGAGCAACTACGGCAACCTGGTGCTGAAGAGACAGAAGACTCGGTTCACCGGGGGGTACTGCACGATGTGAAGGAGACGGTCTTCTtccgattaggaattctgtatctTGACATGTTCATAATGCATGTAAATAGCACGAGTTATTACAGGTGAATCGAGTCGTGCTGTAAAGCTGCCCTGTTCTTTCATGGATCTCAGACAGCGGTTTGAGGGAGGAAAAGCTGCTGCGTGTGattgccaccaccaccaccaccaccttcacgATTAAGGGCTGGATCGGAAGTGTCCTTTAAAGCAGCTTCTCGGCCTCATTCTTGTTCTTTTCTGCCTGCTTTCCCTTTTGCTTCAACACGCCTTTAGGCTCTTTTAGCTCCACGTCCTCCGTTGTTGAACTCCTTTTTGAGGCACCATGGCGGATGTAATCATTATGCAGCTCCCCAGCAGAAGGCtaaatattcttcttttttttatgtatttattgTAAATATACttaaagacgaagaagaagaagaagaagaagaagaaggtgtacGCAGCATCTTTGCATCACTCCTATGGCGTGTCATATGACACACAACTCACGTAAAATAAAAGAAGACAAAGATAACTTGCTGCATTTTACGTAGAACCAAAACTCGCAGAGAGGCACGATAGGATGTGCACACATATCGCAGGGCCTCATGGATGGCATGCATGCTCTCAAGGCACAGCGCCAGCACCACCACCGTCTTCGGAGACGACGACGACACCATCTTCTCAACTACGTGTCTCTACTTCTTGCATGCGTCCGGCACGCAAAGCCTCTTCTTGTCGGAGAGCGAGTTGGCGTTGAATGCGTCAGAAGTCAACGCGAGGAATGACATCCAAAGAACTGCTCGGTTGATTCCTAATGAAACAGCTGTTGATTGTTGCCTAACAAAAGATACACAACCCGAATACGAACACGCACACACAAACACGATTGTGAACGACTCTAATAGATTCCTGACAACCATAAAAGGAGCTCTTATTTAAGGTTCTACACGGGATAACGAA belongs to Musa acuminata AAA Group cultivar baxijiao chromosome BXJ1-11, Cavendish_Baxijiao_AAA, whole genome shotgun sequence and includes:
- the LOC135586573 gene encoding protein SOSEKI 5-like encodes the protein MLLAAAVEVASCLVLGKGKVERRRWCTRSLFPSHPLPAYNTSSFPSPSFLLTANEALFSELPTGAAMAVASSRGRMETMRQWRDQETSPERTKVWKEPKPKKVPVVYYLSRNGQLEHPHFMEVTLSSGDGLYLRDVIDRLNFLRGKGIADLYSWSSKRSYKNGFVWHDLSEGDLIHPAHGHEYVLKGSELPQIISSPSSQDTIASEKTLSIRKSVDEDPEILQISRKKAPWGSFDINEYKVYKTAVPAQTGGLMAADASTQTDDRRIRRRAASTRDAGGRAEITELDSDEISPPPSSSSPETLETLIKADGRAAVGTEDHDRTVARYASGRMRASAVLMHLLSCGSINVKDQQGLSLSPPTQPASQCKERPAPRGGSDLEADGLMASNGFAGIRLEDKEYFSGSLIETKKKASDGRAELLALKRSSSYNACRSSKLEPTEKEIEGVRAKCIPRKRTNPTERREVTVPISRVCARIEDEPHEE
- the LOC103972318 gene encoding uncharacterized protein LOC103972318 isoform X1 gives rise to the protein MDASLPSVWSSHEIMEDLKHKLLLATMELETLRANAKEEMRKREEDIGHLIHLLQVITRERDAARNQLQLLLDSITRPHTAELSPMLSGTLQEAATASDSLSGTPTHRSYGASPVASPELSSMKMADPCNMPKNNGAALRAKEASAVIDGLVIKKPLPEKGKLLQAVLEAGPTLQTLLLAGPLPRWRNPPPPQPFQVPPVGVSAHKASSPNPRIAPAVGLCTIKRPLTSPCMSNYGNLVLKRQKTRFTGGYCTM
- the LOC103972318 gene encoding uncharacterized protein LOC103972318 isoform X2; translation: MEDLKHKLLLATMELETLRANAKEEMRKREEDIGHLIHLLQVITRERDAARNQLQLLLDSITRPHTAELSPMLSGTLQEAATASDSLSGTPTHRSYGASPVASPELSSMKMADPCNMPKNNGAALRAKEASAVIDGLVIKKPLPEKGKLLQAVLEAGPTLQTLLLAGPLPRWRNPPPPQPFQVPPVGVSAHKASSPNPRIAPAVGLCTIKRPLTSPCMSNYGNLVLKRQKTRFTGGYCTM